One region of Tissierellales bacterium genomic DNA includes:
- a CDS encoding DUF2905 domain-containing protein — protein sequence MNILIYLITGRDNMGYMGRTLIIIGLILLVLGGILILGQKFGLGKLPGDIFIQKGNFTFFFPIVTCIIISLILTIISNIFRK from the coding sequence ATGAACATTTTAATATACCTTATAACGGGGAGAGATAATATGGGTTATATGGGAAGAACTTTAATTATAATTGGACTAATACTTTTGGTACTAGGTGGAATTTTAATTTTAGGTCAGAAATTTGGTTTGGGGAAATTGCCAGGAGATATATTTATCCAAAAGGGAAATTTCACTTTTTTCTTTCCTATAGTAACCTGTATAATAATTAGCTTAATTTTAACTATAATATCGAATATTTTTAGAAAGTAA